In the genome of Anabrus simplex isolate iqAnaSimp1 chromosome 7, ASM4041472v1, whole genome shotgun sequence, the window tcccaatttttcctcttgaactccaacttatCTTTCCTAGATTTGAAAACACCGCTCAAgctattcgtctaataatgtcatctCTCGACTGATAGCTCTAAACATAACACAGAGTCGAGTCTTCcgagaccaaagtttgcaacattttcgtaacagtactcctttgtcggaaatcatccagaagaagtcctttggatttttttccagttctcgtatcaagtagttgtGATGTGGgtctcatatactggaaccatactctaattgggatcttaccggAGACGTATACGTCCTCTCCTCtatattcttactacaacctctaaatactctcataaccatgtgaagaaatccGTAATCCTTCttaacaacctccttaatatgattacccaaatgaagatcattCTATATAATAACACCTACGTATTTACAGTGTTCCCGATGAGATACTATCACCGCATCAACTCTTCTGGAGAGGCATACGGCATTTGTGCAGAAGGTATACTCATTCTATATTACAAATGAGTACCAAGTTGATTCCTGGCCCAAGGGTCGCCTGGCAAAGTGTTAACAAATCTATCCCACTTCGTGCAGAGGTTAAGATAGCGGATTCCTTTGTCTTTCAATTCTCTAAGGGCTCACATGGTCtctaccaagatgacattttttgTGAAACAATGTTGAATTAAGATAATAGTCAAagaaacaacaaatatcatcactACATCAGTCATGAACATATTTATTTGTTTCAATATAGCATTTACATACGAGTCTATCAATTTAAACTCCAAGTTGAACTTCTTCAggacttttcatttcatttttgcagTAACAGCTGTTACAAGTACCCTGTACTTTTTTCGATAGTTTTATGTTCACGAACTCAATTAACTCCTCGAGGTCAGTTATCACTCTCTTCCGATAAAAGTCATCCTCATCGCAGCACTTCTCCACGAGTTCACATCTGTTTCCAAAAAAGAACTCGTTGAAGCCATCTTGAGCCATATGGTCCTTGAGAACTTCTTCAGTAAACGTGCTGAAATGATGGTAACAGGGTGCGATGATGCAGCCCAGAGCCTTGTAAACCTCGCAAGTCTCCTCGAACTCCGACCAGGGGAGGAAATCTTCTACCTGGTAACCATGACGGGCGAGCTCTTCTCCCAGGCTGGTGTGATACAACGACAAGAGTTTCTTCTCGTTGACCCTGCGGAAGTCCTGAGTGGTGTCGAGGTGAAGAAACGACATGATATCGACCGCTGGAGGGGTGTACCGTACCAACTGATAGTCCACCAATCGCAGATCCACCGGagtttcatcatcatcgtcatcgtacTTAAAAAGGAGGTTATTTATCCAGAGATCACCGTGAGTCACGACATTTCTGTACTTCTTTGATGGTTTGATCAGCTCGTACATTTGGTACAAAAATTTCTTGAGTTTTTCCAGGTTAATTTTACTAATATCAGTATTTCGTTTGTACTTTCTTAGTAATCTCACTGAGGATACCACTGTTTCGACAGCGGAATGGAACCACAAGTTCGTTTTAAAATTGTTATCATCCACAAAAAGATTCTCAAACAGAAGGTCAGGATACAGTTCGTTTAGTTTGTGCTGGTTATTTTCTTCTATGATGATGGAACCTGCGTGGAAAGCGGCCAAAGCTCGTAGAACGAGTTCACAATGGGAATAGTCCAAGAAACTCCTGCGCCCTACAAGACGAAACTTCTGCTCCATGAGGTCCTCCAGTACGATCACGTCAGGCCGCACAAAATAGCACCGTGGACCCCAAGGCTGATTGCATTCAGGATATAGGCTAAAGAGCCTTGAGAATACTCCTGTTTCCTTGGGGAATCCCTTACTGGAGTTAATCAGTTCATTGTGAGAGGTGTCATTACTGTTAGGAATTCTCTTGGCGAAGAAGGCCAGCTGCTGCTGCTTGCTCTGAGTCACCACAGTCACCTTCACCTGCAACACGCCATCAGAGCATTTGAAAGATGAAACCACAGGAACCATTAACAAAAAGGGAAGGGTATGGAAATAGTTGAAAGTCAAAGTATCTCAATTTGGAAGTTGTATAGATAATAGAAATTATCTCAAAagacgttcggctccatggctaaatggttagcatgttggcctttggtcccaggggtaccgggttcgattcccggcagggtcgggaatttgaaccttaattggtcaatttcgttggcacgagggctaggtgtatgtgtcgtcttcagcatcatttcatcctcatcacgacgcgcatctgcatctggcgagccgaacttaccctcggacactcccggcactaaaagccatacgccatttcattttttcatctcaAAAGACATGCTGACAcactttaaatttaaaatttggttGGCGACGATACCGATGAGATCCCTAGAAATATATAAAACTCCCAAACTCGCTATGAAGTCCAATCTAGTGAACGAAATTGGTGCTCAGAAGTAGAACAGCTCAAGTACGCAAGAATAAGCATTTTTAGCCCATTGGGAAACATTACTTTTCTCCACAGCTTTCGTGGGATTAAAATTTTCGTGaaattttatgtttgtttttaACATCAAactccgagaacatgttcggctcttTCCCTAAACGATCAGCGCAGTGACTCGGTTCAAAGGGACCTTGGTCGACTCCAGGACAGGCCGTGTATCTGAACTGATtacggttaattcttctggttcggagactgggtccatgcgttcgtcttaatgcacatcacacaacaaccaccaccagaGAAGCGCTAATACACCCCTCCATGCTTGGTTGGCTTCAGCAAGGGCATTCGCTAATAAAACTGGGCGAAATTTACACGAAATGCCGACTCAAATAAATTGGGGAAATGGCCAGGAAGAAGGAACACAAATAAGGAGACTTGATACGCTTCAAGCCGTTGGATATTTGCTGTACGATTAAAAATTGCGATTTGTGGGAACCACAAATTTCACGCGCACCGCTAGTTCATACTAACTGCAGCGACCCAAATTAAATTTTCTTTCAATATCACAGAGCTAGCTAGACATTCCAAAAAGTGAATGGTTCGTATTTGTATTTAACGCACAAGGAAAACTCAACTCGTTTGCAACTGGGAATTCGTTCTGGTTGTACATGTGGTGCACTTCTCCGAAACTGAAGTGGTTTTGGGTCAAAATGTTGTTATTTAGGGCAATATTTGATCATGAATGTTCTGAGCGGAGGATTTGTGCTTTGCGCGACGAGGTCTGTCCTCTGCCCTATGTGCAGCGGGTGATCATGTTAATAGGGCCACTAGATAAAATATTGATAATTCACCTTTCTCTATTTATATTGCTACTAATATTTGTTTATTGCTGGTTATCTTTGTTCATGTTACTCCACATACGTCCCTATAATGGTTTCTAACAATCCTGTATGCTTCTAACCTAACttaaccccatgtcactacagccctgaaggaccttggcctatcaagcgactgctgctcagcccgagatccttgcagattacaaggtgtcatgtgatcagcacgacgaatcctctcggtcgttattcttggctttctagaccgggccggtATGCTTCTGCAAACACAAGAATGCATTGCAGGCCAATAATGTAAAGGTGGCAAAAAGTTCAGTGTGTCTGTGCCACCGAGCTAGAAAGAACACTATAGTGGCCAATATGACTgatacagcgctctgggtggtacCACGGCGAAATTGTGACGCCATAATTTAAGAGCCATCCATACAGTTTCGTCCGCTTGTAagtgcgttacttttaatagattacaTCGAATAATGTAACTGTATAAATTATGCCATCTACGTGTGCGGTATACCAGTTCACCAACCTTAGAAAAGCACAAAGACGTATCATATTTAAAATAAGTTTTTTTAGTAACAGTTtttggcgattagcagaattatAATGCTTTTGCTTGTAACACAATCCATGTGTACAGTAGGTCAACTTTTCTTGTAGGAAATGACGAAACAGTGAAACGCGATAAACGGTATTCTGCCTGACTGAGCGAATTTCCTAGTCGCCTCAACCCCTTTGCCTATGGTACGGAGTAATacgaggactttcagtcctacattaCCAGTACTACTGAGCGAGTCGGCTACGTGGTTCGAAGCCATCCTTGCATTCGAGATATAGCGagattgaatcccactgtcgacagccctgataaatgattttctgtggatcccattttcacatcaggcaaatgccgagtcTGCTGTACCTGGCCATTGCTGCTTCTCTcgcaaccattattattattatcattattagtagtagtagtatataattattatcatttactgctccatggctaaatggttaacgtgctggtctttggcccagttggtctcgggttcgattcccggccgggttggaatTTTAACCCTCATCTATTTATTCCAATAgttgggagctgggtgtgtgtacggtcttcagcattagatttcatcataggtaggggcCGATCTCCACAGATGCGTAGGTCACCTTAAgcttatacggcgtcaacttgaaagacctgatCCAGACCTGTTCGGAGCCCACGTAccattcttattattactattattattgttccggaaaTTCTGTGcattacagaggtgtaagaaggtgccggggtgaatgggcggacaaggaaatgaccagagcataagttaaagcactaaattttgaattttttccctccttttttcttaaaatttgatagatagaaaatctgaaaaacaactacaacataataatgagctcgttagttcccacaacaacaatgacttaaagtccaaaatcaggtacaaaactagagagaatcatcaacatgataatatacaagGGGATGAGTACTGTAGCCCTGAACAGGCATACTATTttcaagagcatgtttgctccactaaatTACATAGCCTAGGTGTCTGAGatccaaaagttaatatagtccagcctctcagagccACAAGTttcttcaaataatgtatttacagtcacttctgctcaacagttttttcACATTATTTTACAAAACGTAAACAGAAAccataagtgcccatactaaacggccttaatgtaaaaataaaaatattgaatataATTGGCCATAATCAAAAGGGTAGGAGgcgatacacttgcactccttccaGAATATTTCTTTAAAACTCGCGgtgggcttgtggcccaatgatacataggctaagcctattctaccgAGGACTAACTACTCATGAAGAAAAATGACAACTTTGCTAAGAACAACATGAGAAACTATTATCGGATCTTCAGGAAggaccggctccttggctaaatggttggcgtgctggtctttggtcacaagggtcccgggttcaattcccggcgggttcggaaattttaaccatgattggttaatttcgctggcacggttactgggtgtatgtgtcgtcgtcatcatcattccaccctcatcacgacaagcaggtcgcctacaggcatcaaatcgaaagacctgcaactggcgagccgaacttgttctcggacactcccggcactaaacgccatacgccatttcattgtaggGAGGAGCTAAACAGATATGACCCAACCAAGTCTCCAACTTCAGGATAAAAATGGGAACACGGCGTATAGCAACAGGGGCAACTGTAAGATACTAGCAGAATATTTCAAGGAACTTCTAAATTGCGAAGAACCACTCCAAAAGATGGCGTTCGATGGTGGACCGAAGTCATCCGCCAACCATCACTCTAAACCCTCATCTATAAGTGAGATCCAGACAATACTAACTCGTTTGGAAAATTTCAAGTCATCGGGGGGAAATCAGATAACAGCTGAATTAAGGAAGTATGCAagcaaaaatgtaattttattactCCAAAAACGTTGTGAAGAGATATGGAAGAATTGAGGTTATTCCAGGGGAACGAAAAATGGCCCTGATACACCCTCTTCACAAAAGAGGTTCTAAATCGGATCCCAACGACTACAGAGGAATTTCACTGGTGGATGTGACCTACAAGATATTGTCCAGATCATTACTACAAAGAGCAGAACCTCAGTTGGGTTGCCAACTTCGAGAGTATCGAGCAGGGTTTAGGAAAGAAAGATCTCGCCTGAACAGATCTTAAACCTCAGAAACATTTTAGCATACCAGAAGCATAGGGCGAAACCATATATGGTGACTTCTGTAAACTTCCAAAAAAACTTGCGATTCCATAGACCAGGGGTGGCGAACTttttccaacaagtgtgccattttatgtctggtttattattctcaacagtTGACTGTGTCACTTGTTTTCCATTAAGGAATGTCTACAACTCACAACCCCACATCCCGCGACTTCCTTTCTGTATTccccattatgtttcataatatgttatttatttatttactgattcatttatttattacacatatatcttataaatacatttgattgcatgttccgtggggctgtacttcaattaaggccatggcgatttccttcccactcgtatgcctctcctatgccatcgtcgccgtaagacctatctgtgtcagtgcaacgtcaagcaacttgtaaagaCAAATTATtaggtataaaaattaaaagtagtaatattgcgaatggacttcacttcctccattagcgtcattatctttccatgttgtcatagtttgtatgctcaacaattaaactaatttcttctttatcacagctatccttgtttgtaaggtcacattcatgctttcatcaaaacatataTGTGGgtgttatccaaattagctttcaattgctcggaaaattcttcactcattttttatcattctatcctaataataataatgttatatgctttacatcccactaactactttttaaggtcttcggagacgccgaggtgccaaaatttagtccctcaggagttcttttacgtgccagtaaatctactgacacggcgctgtcgtatttgagcaccttcaaataccaccggactgagccaggatcgaacctgccaagttggggttagaaggccagcgccttaaccgtctgagccactcagcccggctattctaTCCTCGGCAGCAGTTCGGCAGGCTGACATTCCttcaattctgttaattattagttgtttgttagggaagttttcaaaaatGTGTCGGATGTCAGTAAGAAAATTTCATTCAACAACTCACCttgagaaatcggtttcccatgcatgctgtactatgcagtgaaacagatggaaacagccgcactgatattattcccgggccggaaagatgatacaaaagaactagttagtTTTGTATAATGTTCGATAATTTGTGAAACGAActcccttctttcttcatttgaaatggaacaaacatttgaatgattagtctcgaaattgagctttacattaaatgtggggatacaattgttttcgaacacaggcaacacatctttctatcagtccgaattcccttgtctaGAGTTCTTGAAAAGTACGGTCAcaacctttgttaagtttctgttcttttcggcaccgaaacaTGTTTGTGATGtgcgtatacaaaaccaccaggaaacgacactgttatctcacttgactttcggacctatcagtgtagcattgttgccatattgcacgtccgaatggaactagtatttatattttcgatatttatttcttacacgtgaaacactataagatatgaactgtctgtagtacaagacgtatataaaaacattattatgttcatgtggcgtgccacccaaatcgtgttcgcgtgtcacctagtgacacgcgtggcataggttcgccatccctgccataGACAGAGAATCGTTGTTTAGTATTTTGGAGGGGTTTGGCTTGGATGGGAAAGCTTTAAACATCATCAAGGAGACGCTCATAAATGCGGTCTCTAAAGTAAGATTCATGGGCGAACTATCAGAACCTCTTGAGATCAGAACAGGGgtccggcaaggagatggtctctacCCACTGCTGTTCAACTCTGCACATGAAAATGTTGTGAGGAAATGGGACGCAAGAAGGAGAGGGGGGATGAGACTTGGAACAAAATACAAAGGAACCACGATTAAGTGTTTggcatttgctgacgacttggAAGCAAAAGAACAAATCTCCTAAGTACAAGAGCAGGTGGGGAAGATAGGAGTTGAGATTTCTTTGGAATTCATGTTAAAGACCGTGACCAAAGAAAAAACTAAGAGGTTCCACGTTAAGatcaacaccagaaaaccgattcagatatcacAGGAGGGAAGAAGGAGCAGATCATATAGAATGAAGAACAATTGGGAGATAAAAAAGAGCACAACCATCTAAGAAAAGATTGATCTGACGTACCTCTAAGATGGGTGTTTCGAGGTGAAGacgaagaaataagtaaataaataacatctGTCCTATCATAATATCTCTTCTCTTCGTCAAATTTCATCAAATCATTttcctctctccaattcgattcagtatctcttctttcagGATTCGATCTACTCACCTCaacttcatcattcttctgtaacatattaaaaaacctttgacaaaattgaccatTTTCGGTCTGTTAGTTGGTCCATATTGACTAGCTTCATATAATGTACAATGGGTGATTATttggtccaccctgtcaatatattatcaatatctgataTTTTACAATGTTtcacacgtacatgtttcgggagccccaacttcattcatcagcgatttctatgtcaatatattatcaatatctgataTTTTACAATGTTTCACActtacatgtttcgggagccccaacTTCATTCATCAGCGATTTCTATATCAATATTCCCCATATCTCAAGATCTAACATTATACTGTTCTACATAAAACATCGTCATATATAACATTATCCTTAACCATGTACACACACTGTCCATTTTTtgatatcgtatgttgtgatagaACACATTACAGCATAATATAACACTTTAGAACGCTTGTAAAAAGTTTAAATGGTTTTTCTTATATTGTAAGTATTAACACTTCAGATGAATTCCTTAGAAGTGTCGGTCAAAGTTAAAATATTTCttgttactgtttgttttgttgTATTCCACTTAAGTGTAGGCCCATTAAAAAAATCAACTATCATACTACCAGATTTAAAATCTTCGTCTTGTTTTTGTTAAAACCCTTTCTAGGATAAAGTGATTTGTCATTAAAGTACATGACACCTTAGGATTTAATTGTATAATTGATTCTATCAGGCCAGATGAAGTGGTGCTTTGCTGTTGTTGAATTGGATTTTAAACAGAGCGGATCAAACCTCCCGCCATGTCCTTGAatgtattcttattattataaaTGGTTGAATTGGAGGAAGCCTACCCGCTGGATGGCTGATGTTTTACAATGTTtcacacgtacatgtttcgggagccctaATTCCTTCGTCAGCGATTCCTATATCAACATTCCCCATATCTCAAGATCTACCATTATGCTGTTATGTGGCTGTTATATGGCAGAGCGACTGAAAGGGGCCACAGGAGCTCTggactttagagcgtgggttggctaccatgaggaacttagctgaatcctggtattgcttccacttacttgtgcaaggctcctcactttcatatatcctatccgaccccccttggtcaactcttgttcttttccaatcctgaCGGTATTAcctttgcgaatcctagggagtttttcagttttacgcccttcgtggttctttggccgacaccttcatttttcgaagtgtcggactccttccactttttctccctgattagtgttataaagagggtggttacctagttgtacttcctcttaaaacaataatcaccaccaccaccaccagttcatACCTCTAATTCATGCTGTCttccttaacctgtttaccctgcagtattggtttttccctcggactcagcgagggacctcacttctaccacctcgagggcagtgtcctggagcgtgagattttgggttgggtatacaactggataggagaaccagtacctcgcccaggcggcctcacctgttatgctgaatagcGGCCGTATGggaggatgggaaaatcggaagggacagacaagaaagaaggaaggaagcggccatggccttaagttaaataccatctgagcatttggctggaggagaagtggaaaatcacggaaaaccacttcgaggatggctgaggtacgaATGGAaaacccctctactcggttgacctccagagactgagtcaccccgtttcaaccctcgtaccacttttcaaatttcgtggcagagccgggaatagaacccaggcatCCAGAGATAGTAGCTAAACACCTCAGTAATTCTTATCCTTATAATTATGATTATGCTCTTTATACGCACGTAGTTTAAGATTAGTGCTGTGTGGTTTTAATTCCCTACGTGACATCCTCCTGAAAATATTGCTATTTTAAAATGAGTTATCTTAcctgttctgatgaatttatttGGTTACTGAATAATACTGCTATTTTACAatcaaaatgtccgactcgttgagtgaatggtcagcgtactggccttcgtttcagagggccccaggttcgattcccggccgggtcggggattttaaccttcaatggttaattccaatgactcgggggctgggtgtttgtgttgtccccaatatccctgcaactcacacaccacacataacactatcctccaccacaataacacgcagttacctgcacatggcagatgccgcccaccctcattggagggtgtgccttgcaagggctgcattcggctagaaatagccacacgaaattattattataccatcaaAATATTGGGTTTTCGATAGTCTATTTCATTGCATTGCCCAATACTCTTTTACTTATTGAAATGTATGATGAATTGCTTGACGAACTGATAAAAATCGTTtgaggcctccgaagaggcctggtgcaggtctttggagttgacttCTGACAAGCGACCTGCGCATCTTTGTCTcggaagacaacacaaacacccaacccccgagccggAGGAAGTAACCAATGAAAGTTCAATTCCCTGTTCCAGCCGTGAATCGAAACCGTGGACCAAGGTTCAGCATCAGggaagatcttcatttgggtaatcaagTTAACGAGGTTGTagataaagattacagatctctctGCATTgtcatgagagtatttaggggatgtaaatgagcccgcctggtggccatgatcgttaagacgttaaggtctaaacgatctgacaacgtggttaaccggtttgagtcccgttggtcgaaaacattttcaccatcacaatattggccggcagggcaggggagattgtggtataccatttctaatcactaaattgcgtgccaaaagcctgaattgaattcctaacctctccgcagtgcGGATATAGAGTGAGGACGTATGACgctgtcggatggtgacgttatgCCTCAAGCAGACctctcggtgctattcgacaggaataagcTATGTGCCGGTAcagggtttcaccctttccctttctaatatcatatatcacgtcagtcaactcattaactcctcttatggggagattcatctcacatcatacccgaTCCTGTAGAGAGATGGGACAACGAATGGACAAACAATaagttaggatgtaaaggaaagggcatataagtctctgctataAGTATAAgaaacccacaccaggattacttgatacgagaaatggaaaagatctaaagaaaagcagcacgagttgttaaggatgatttccgacaaaagagtagtgttacgaaaatgttgcaaacttttgacTGGGAGGGCATGAAAGTAAGGAGACGGGATACTCTACGAAGcgaaatgttccgagctgtcaatggagagggcgtgaaatgtcattagtagacgaataaactttagtagagctttcaaaggtaggaaaagtcccaatatgaaaataaatttcgaATTCAAGGACACATTGGAACAAATATCCTTTTATAGGAAGGTGACTTGGAGATTGTAGTCATTTATCAAGAGAAGTGTTCTgtacatgttctttgaaatcatttaagaaaagactaggtaaagaactgatagggaatctgccacctgctcgATAGCTCTAAATGTACGATATCACTTATGATTAATTAATGTACAAATAAATTTACTTATGCACAATTAAAGGAAGACCTCTGAAGTTTTGTAAACTCATTCCGTTCCTGTTTTGAAGAAAAAAATCCTAAAGACTTCCAAGATATACTTTAATGTAGGGAATTCGGTCAAATTGAATAATTATTTTATCATAACATGTTAATAAGAAACTAAATTTCTAAGACAGTCGTTATTGGATTCTATATACTCTTTTCGttataacatttaagaaattaagATTTTTACCTTTAATAGTTTGTTCACAATATTTCTGTAAATAGTTTAATGTTGGAGAAATAACTTAAGCTAAATTCGACAATGAACACAGTGAAGGCTGTTGAACAGAAAGCTGATATTCCACTGCAATGAGTACTTCTAAGCACTTTATTTTTCAAACACActgcttcaaaatttaaaaatactcATTTCATCCTCTCCAGTTTCACATGGAATTCTCTGAATTGTGATGAACGGCCAAGCACGTAAAATTTTGTTAGGTAATATTTGTTGTTAATGAGATGCAAACATTTTAAGCCGGGCtgactagctcagacggttgaggcgctagccttctgac includes:
- the LOC136877517 gene encoding uncharacterized protein, with the translated sequence MMSSDYALAVIMASSQVLTDEEWSSAVQKKLGTNDFKILEVSVSGLGEDIGGFLGEHLKVKVTVVTQSKQQQLAFFAKRIPNSNDTSHNELINSSKGFPKETGVFSRLFSLYPECNQPWGPRCYFVRPDVIVLEDLMEQKFRLVGRRSFLDYSHCELVLRALAAFHAGSIIIEENNQHKLNELYPDLLFENLFVDDNNFKTNLWFHSAVETVVSSVRLLRKYKRNTDISKINLEKLKKFLYQMYELIKPSKKYRNVVTHGDLWINNLLFKYDDDDDETPVDLRLVDYQLVRYTPPAVDIMSFLHLDTTQDFRRVNEKKLLSLYHTSLGEELARHGYQVEDFLPWSEFEETCEVYKALGCIIAPCYHHFSTFTEEVLKDHMAQDGFNEFFFGNRCELVEKCCDEDDFYRKRVITDLEELIEFVNIKLSKKVQGTCNSCYCKNEMKSPEEVQLGV